In Holophagales bacterium, one DNA window encodes the following:
- a CDS encoding PAS domain S-box protein → MTAVARRADYALRLACAVAFVGFGLWEGDNLVRERQAALDDWQSRLEATADDRERAIDTWLAERRHDLELVATYPSIRAMLGGHGEVDHRLRQILQSTVSAGSFESFALFDRTGAARITLGVEKIPTEELPPGWTAIANSPPGSPRIASIRGPKGRLRLAFLTPVDLEPETPDALAPSAASASGDLPVGSLVATVDPGERLFALLGRDLSISGSGESLLVARRGAAAVYLSPLRHAPPHSGAWREVAVSLDPAAEIALAPGIGRGERADYRGITTLVATRRLSEAPWGLLVKIDRREALAVWRAATIRRLATWAMALAATLLLLWGRQRSRRLQMIEESADRDAKYRLLMEQAGDAIFFVRPADGRILEANRAAERMYGLSGEALRELSLAGLHAPAERAEGLTTLAAAAALAPPGRLVQETVHRDAEGRTFPVEVSIGPAEVGGETVLLEVVRDTRERWAAIERIERLNRTLSTTSQINQLIAHERDRDRLLREACRIFVDSAGLRMAWIGRVAAATPGEPSRVVPVAWAGLESGYLATADLPLDAAEIGPARQSILEGRAVTRSGPGMRPEAWSRAAEQRGFRSSAAAPMSRAGQIAGVIAVYSEVPDFFHADSLAMLEDLAGDLELALTAIEAEAALAESAARYRALFESSPQPMWVHDVATLRFLAVNDAAVRCYGWSRDELLAMTLADLRPPDAPCDTPEKGSCGEHGLDDDGIRRHRRKDGKAIHVHVTTHTLEFENRAAELVLATDVTEQVRAEAELQQTHALLRGVVEQSPAPIYTISLGGSVTSWNRAAEETFGWTAAEVLGKPLPIVQAESEPEFRQLLARVRAGEALREVELVRHRRDGSLIVLDLAAAPLCDSGGAVTGVVALATDVTARKRAEEEARRLAVELEDRVRQRTAELEAANRELEAFTYSVSHDLRAPLRAIDGFSSLLEKDHGSRLEAEGRRLLAGVRSNSSRLSALLTDLLALSRAGRKGLSHERIAMRPLASAALLESLTGDSEGLEIVWGSLPDAWGDPSLLRQVWVNLISNAVKFSAERAERRIEIGADTADGEVRYFVRDNGIGFSDHDAESLFGVFQRLPGSERFEGNGVGLALVQRVVTRHGGRVWARGVLGEGACFYFTLPNSA, encoded by the coding sequence ATGACCGCCGTCGCCCGCCGCGCCGACTACGCCCTTCGTCTCGCCTGCGCCGTCGCCTTCGTCGGCTTCGGGCTCTGGGAGGGCGACAACCTCGTCCGCGAACGGCAGGCCGCGCTCGACGACTGGCAGAGCCGCCTCGAGGCCACGGCCGACGATCGTGAGCGCGCCATCGACACCTGGCTCGCCGAACGACGCCACGACCTCGAGCTGGTCGCGACCTACCCGTCCATTCGCGCCATGCTCGGCGGGCACGGCGAGGTCGATCACCGCCTGCGCCAGATCCTCCAGAGCACGGTCAGCGCGGGCTCGTTCGAGAGCTTCGCCCTCTTCGATCGCACGGGGGCGGCACGGATCACTCTCGGCGTCGAGAAGATCCCGACCGAGGAGCTGCCGCCGGGCTGGACGGCCATTGCCAACTCTCCCCCCGGTTCGCCACGGATCGCGTCGATCCGCGGCCCGAAGGGCAGGCTGCGACTCGCCTTTCTCACCCCGGTCGACCTCGAGCCCGAGACTCCCGACGCCCTCGCGCCGAGCGCCGCCTCCGCGAGCGGAGACCTCCCCGTCGGATCGCTGGTCGCCACGGTCGACCCGGGAGAGCGCCTCTTCGCCCTGCTCGGCCGCGACCTGTCGATCTCCGGCAGCGGCGAGAGCCTGCTCGTCGCCCGACGCGGCGCCGCCGCCGTCTATCTCTCTCCCCTGCGCCATGCGCCGCCCCACTCCGGAGCGTGGCGCGAGGTCGCGGTCAGCCTCGATCCGGCCGCGGAGATCGCTTTGGCTCCCGGCATCGGAAGGGGCGAGCGCGCCGACTACCGGGGCATCACCACCCTGGTCGCGACCCGTCGCCTCAGCGAAGCGCCCTGGGGACTCCTGGTGAAGATCGACCGACGCGAAGCCCTCGCCGTCTGGCGGGCAGCGACGATTCGCCGGCTCGCCACCTGGGCGATGGCGCTCGCCGCGACGCTGCTCCTGCTCTGGGGTCGCCAGCGCAGTCGCCGGCTGCAGATGATCGAGGAGAGCGCCGACCGCGATGCCAAGTACCGCCTGCTGATGGAGCAGGCCGGCGACGCCATCTTCTTCGTGCGGCCCGCCGACGGACGGATTCTCGAAGCCAACCGCGCTGCCGAGCGGATGTACGGTCTATCCGGCGAAGCGCTGCGCGAGCTTTCGCTCGCCGGGCTGCACGCCCCGGCCGAGCGCGCCGAGGGACTGACCACGCTCGCGGCTGCAGCGGCCCTCGCACCGCCCGGCCGGCTCGTGCAAGAGACCGTCCATCGCGACGCCGAGGGCCGCACCTTCCCGGTCGAGGTGAGCATCGGCCCGGCCGAGGTGGGCGGCGAGACGGTGCTGCTCGAGGTGGTCCGCGACACGCGCGAGCGCTGGGCCGCCATCGAGCGGATCGAGCGGTTGAACCGGACCCTCTCGACGACGTCGCAGATCAACCAGCTCATCGCTCACGAGCGCGACCGCGACCGCCTGCTGCGCGAAGCCTGCCGCATCTTCGTCGACTCGGCCGGCCTGCGCATGGCCTGGATCGGTCGGGTCGCCGCGGCGACGCCCGGCGAGCCGTCGCGGGTCGTCCCGGTGGCGTGGGCCGGCCTCGAGAGCGGCTATCTCGCCACCGCCGACCTGCCCCTCGACGCGGCCGAGATCGGCCCGGCCCGCCAGTCGATCCTCGAAGGGCGAGCGGTCACACGCAGCGGCCCCGGGATGCGCCCCGAGGCCTGGAGCCGCGCCGCCGAGCAGCGCGGCTTCCGTTCGAGCGCCGCCGCGCCGATGAGCCGAGCCGGACAGATCGCCGGGGTGATCGCCGTCTACTCCGAGGTTCCGGACTTCTTCCACGCCGACAGTCTCGCGATGCTCGAGGATCTCGCCGGCGACCTCGAGCTGGCGCTGACCGCGATCGAAGCCGAGGCCGCGCTCGCCGAGAGCGCCGCACGCTACCGCGCGCTCTTCGAGAGCAGCCCGCAGCCGATGTGGGTCCACGACGTCGCGACGCTCCGCTTTCTCGCCGTCAACGACGCCGCCGTCCGCTGCTACGGCTGGTCGCGCGACGAGCTCCTCGCCATGACCCTCGCCGACCTCCGTCCGCCGGACGCGCCGTGCGACACGCCCGAGAAGGGGTCGTGTGGCGAGCACGGCCTCGACGACGACGGCATCCGGCGCCATCGTCGCAAAGACGGGAAGGCGATCCACGTCCACGTCACGACGCACACCCTGGAGTTCGAGAATCGGGCCGCCGAGCTGGTGCTCGCTACCGACGTCACCGAGCAGGTACGAGCGGAGGCCGAGCTGCAGCAGACGCACGCGCTGCTGCGCGGCGTCGTCGAGCAGTCGCCGGCGCCGATCTACACGATCTCGCTCGGCGGGAGCGTCACCTCGTGGAATCGCGCCGCCGAAGAGACGTTCGGCTGGACCGCCGCGGAGGTGCTCGGCAAACCGCTTCCGATCGTCCAAGCGGAATCCGAGCCGGAGTTCCGCCAGCTGCTCGCCCGCGTCCGCGCCGGCGAGGCACTGCGCGAGGTCGAGCTCGTCCGCCACCGTCGCGACGGCTCGCTGATCGTCCTCGACCTGGCAGCTGCACCGCTCTGCGACTCGGGCGGCGCAGTCACCGGCGTCGTCGCCTTGGCCACCGACGTGACCGCCCGCAAGCGCGCCGAAGAGGAGGCCCGCCGCCTGGCCGTCGAGCTCGAGGATCGCGTCCGCCAGCGCACCGCCGAGCTCGAGGCGGCCAATCGCGAGCTCGAAGCGTTCACCTATTCCGTGTCGCACGACCTGCGCGCCCCGCTGCGCGCCATCGACGGTTTCTCGAGTCTGCTCGAGAAGGACCACGGCAGCCGACTCGAAGCCGAGGGCCGACGGCTGCTCGCCGGCGTCCGCTCCAACTCGAGCCGCCTGTCGGCCCTGCTCACCGACCTCCTGGCGCTCTCCCGAGCCGGGCGCAAGGGGCTCTCGCACGAACGGATCGCCATGCGCCCGCTCGCCTCGGCCGCGCTGCTCGAATCACTCACCGGCGACAGCGAAGGGCTCGAGATCGTCTGGGGGAGCCTGCCCGACGCCTGGGGCGATCCGTCGCTGCTGCGCCAGGTCTGGGTCAACCTGATCTCGAATGCCGTGAAGTTCTCCGCCGAGCGAGCGGAACGCCGCATCGAGATCGGTGCCGACACCGCCGACGGCGAGGTTCGCTACTTCGTGCGGGACAACGGGATCGGCTTCTCGGATCACGATGCCGAGAGTCTCTTCGGCGTCTTCCAGCGCCTGCCGGGGAGCGAACGCTTCGAAGGCAACGGCGTCGGCCTCGCGCTCGTGCAGCGCGTCGTGACGCGCCACGGCGGCAGAGTCTGGGCCCGCGGCGTGCTCGGCGAAGGGGCCTGCTTCTATTTCACGCTGCCGAATTCCGCCTGA
- a CDS encoding glycosyltransferase, with protein MKILLVVGRPPWPPRRGDQIRAGQALAALAGDHEVTLLAPRARGADADLHPRGVAASESYRLSSWPRRLVACVVNGLRGAPLQQALFASSDLARRLPPLARRADLVILQLSRLERYADCVAETPLLVDLIDSLGLNLASRASRDRAWLRPLWRAEAKRLAASEDRLVARAAHSVVVSDRDRAAILLRRPELAARLGVLPLAVPQAGRAVAPSPSGRPRLLFTGNLGYFPNRDAARWLFAEIWPALRAARPELELLVAGDRPGRELRAAAARAGATLVASPPSLVELLAGASVALAPLRGGSGVPVKVLEAWAAGVPVVVSPGAVAGLAAEGEAATLGGAVRVADAPADWVAAVGQLLDDAGGRERQVAAGRARLLQRHSPAQVDAAWREAVDRASRAKRDVQAEFGSVK; from the coding sequence ATGAAGATCCTCCTCGTCGTCGGCCGTCCCCCGTGGCCGCCGCGTCGCGGTGATCAGATCCGCGCCGGCCAGGCGCTCGCCGCGCTCGCCGGAGATCACGAGGTGACGCTCCTGGCGCCGCGAGCGCGCGGCGCGGACGCGGACCTGCATCCGCGAGGCGTCGCCGCGTCCGAGAGCTACCGCCTCTCGTCCTGGCCGCGGCGGCTCGTGGCGTGCGTCGTCAACGGCCTTCGCGGAGCGCCGCTGCAGCAGGCGCTGTTCGCCTCGAGCGACCTCGCCCGGCGTCTGCCGCCGCTCGCCCGCCGCGCCGATCTGGTGATCCTCCAGCTCTCGCGGCTCGAGCGCTACGCCGACTGCGTGGCGGAGACGCCGCTGCTCGTCGACCTGATCGACAGCCTGGGGCTCAATCTCGCGTCTCGGGCGAGCCGCGATCGCGCCTGGTTGCGGCCGCTCTGGCGCGCGGAGGCGAAGCGCCTCGCGGCGAGTGAAGACCGCCTCGTGGCGCGAGCCGCTCACAGTGTCGTGGTGAGCGATCGGGACCGGGCGGCGATCCTCTTGCGCCGCCCCGAGCTCGCCGCGCGGCTCGGTGTCCTGCCGCTGGCGGTGCCGCAGGCCGGGCGCGCGGTCGCCCCCTCGCCCTCCGGCCGGCCGCGCCTCCTCTTCACCGGCAACCTCGGCTACTTTCCCAATCGCGACGCGGCACGCTGGCTGTTTGCCGAAATCTGGCCGGCCTTGCGCGCCGCTCGCCCGGAGCTCGAGCTCCTCGTCGCCGGCGATCGCCCCGGCCGCGAGCTGCGGGCCGCTGCCGCTCGCGCCGGAGCGACGCTGGTTGCTTCGCCGCCTTCGCTCGTCGAGCTGCTGGCCGGAGCTTCTGTCGCATTGGCGCCGCTGCGCGGCGGCTCGGGGGTCCCGGTGAAGGTGCTCGAGGCCTGGGCGGCCGGGGTGCCGGTGGTGGTCTCACCCGGGGCCGTCGCCGGTCTGGCCGCCGAGGGCGAGGCAGCGACGCTCGGGGGCGCCGTCCGCGTCGCCGACGCTCCGGCGGACTGGGTGGCCGCCGTGGGGCAACTGCTCGACGACGCCGGCGGACGCGAGCGGCAGGTGGCGGCCGGTCGCGCTCGGCTTCTCCAGCGGCACTCGCCGGCGCAGGTCGACGCGGCGTGGCGTGAGGCGGTGGATCGCGCCTCGCGGGCGAAGCGAGACGTTCAGGCGGAATTCGGCAGCGTGAAATAG
- a CDS encoding glycosyltransferase: protein MRLLWIATKCPWPPIDGGRRLLLSELEALAAAGVALTLVAPCPGPDARRAEARRRLSPICRPVLLPVGPRPWPVALALAAGRGLPTSVVRHTHAAVRLEAARIVVGEAPDAVVAQPLQAWIAAATAVRRRLAPAGTSAAPVPLLLRAENVESELWAARAASESGWRAALFRREARRLARFEAAAVRGSRATLALSPEDAAGLAALLGGGAPGISDSARVETPRVHVLRPAFPATLPAGEALAGSPPIVLFGSAGWGPNREAERWFLTEVWPRIRALSPAAVLHRFAADARNEAAGEGVVDHPAPRESAEAFAAGAVLVLPLRSGSGVRIRLLEAWARGVAVVGTAAAVRGLAGVDGRDWLLAADADGFAEAIRRLREAPELAGRLIAGGRKQLGSDHDPSAMAAALRGLVEGFVDRPGAAR, encoded by the coding sequence ATGCGCCTTCTCTGGATCGCCACCAAGTGCCCCTGGCCGCCGATCGACGGCGGTCGGCGGCTGTTGCTTTCCGAGCTCGAGGCGCTCGCCGCGGCCGGTGTGGCGCTCACCCTCGTCGCCCCCTGTCCGGGGCCGGACGCGCGCCGGGCCGAGGCGCGCCGCCGGCTCTCGCCGATCTGCCGCCCGGTTCTGTTGCCGGTCGGCCCACGTCCGTGGCCGGTCGCCCTCGCGCTCGCCGCGGGACGCGGCCTGCCGACCAGCGTGGTGCGCCACACCCATGCGGCGGTCCGGTTGGAGGCGGCGAGAATCGTCGTCGGCGAAGCGCCGGACGCCGTGGTGGCGCAGCCGTTGCAGGCCTGGATCGCGGCGGCGACCGCCGTGCGCCGGCGCCTTGCTCCGGCCGGCACGAGCGCAGCGCCGGTACCCCTCCTGTTGCGCGCCGAGAACGTCGAGAGCGAGCTCTGGGCCGCGCGGGCGGCGAGCGAGAGCGGGTGGCGCGCGGCGCTGTTCCGTCGCGAGGCTCGACGCTTGGCGCGCTTCGAGGCGGCGGCGGTGCGCGGCAGCCGCGCGACGCTGGCGCTCTCCCCGGAAGATGCCGCCGGTCTCGCCGCCCTGCTCGGCGGCGGTGCACCGGGGATCTCCGATTCCGCGCGTGTGGAAACGCCGCGGGTGCACGTCCTGCGGCCGGCGTTTCCCGCGACCCTTCCCGCCGGCGAAGCTCTCGCCGGCTCGCCGCCGATCGTGCTCTTCGGCAGCGCCGGGTGGGGGCCGAATCGCGAGGCGGAACGCTGGTTCCTCACCGAGGTCTGGCCGCGCATCCGGGCGCTCTCGCCCGCGGCCGTCCTTCATCGCTTCGCCGCCGACGCTCGGAACGAAGCCGCCGGCGAGGGGGTCGTCGACCATCCCGCGCCCCGGGAGAGCGCCGAGGCGTTCGCTGCCGGCGCGGTGCTGGTGTTGCCCCTGCGCTCCGGCTCGGGGGTGCGGATTCGACTCCTCGAAGCCTGGGCGCGGGGCGTCGCGGTCGTCGGCACCGCCGCGGCGGTGCGAGGCCTCGCCGGAGTCGACGGTCGGGACTGGCTCCTCGCTGCTGACGCCGACGGCTTTGCCGAGGCGATCCGTCGGCTCCGCGAAGCGCCGGAGCTCGCTGGGCGGCTGATCGCCGGGGGGCGGAAGCAGTTGGGCAGCGATCACGATCCGAGCGCCATGGCGGCGGCGCTCCGCGGGCTGGTCGAGGGGTTCGTCGACCGGCCGGGAGCGGCGCGATGA
- a CDS encoding bifunctional 3,4-dihydroxy-2-butanone-4-phosphate synthase/GTP cyclohydrolase II, producing the protein MSQPSPFSPIEDAIAAFQAGRMVIIVDDEDRENEGDLAIAAEKVTAEAIAFMASQGRGLVCLALTEERCDELGLPPMVADNTSSYGTAFTVSIEARGKTTTGISAADRAATVRTAIDPATRPEDLLRPGHMFPLRARRGGVLKRTGQTEASVDLARLAGLVPAAVICEVMKEDGTMARVGDLAPFAARHGLPVITVADLIGYRLRHETIVSRIAAPRLPTPWGEMRLHAYRSDVTGEEHVALVLGEVRPDEAILVRVHSQCLTGDVFGSGRCDCGLQLHLALDRIAEAGAGVVLYLLQEGRGIGLVNKLRAYELQEAGHDTVEANARLGFRPDLRDYGVGAQILRDLGVRRMRLMTNNPAKYVGLAGYGLEIVERLPLEIAPTDESRRYLRAKREKLGHLLNLV; encoded by the coding sequence ATGAGCCAGCCGAGCCCCTTCTCGCCGATCGAGGACGCCATCGCCGCCTTCCAGGCCGGGAGGATGGTGATCATCGTCGACGACGAGGACCGCGAGAACGAAGGCGACCTGGCAATCGCCGCCGAGAAGGTCACCGCGGAGGCGATCGCCTTCATGGCCTCGCAGGGGCGCGGTCTGGTTTGTCTGGCACTGACCGAGGAGCGCTGCGACGAGCTCGGCCTGCCCCCGATGGTGGCCGACAACACCTCGTCCTACGGCACCGCCTTCACCGTGTCGATCGAGGCGCGTGGCAAGACGACCACCGGGATCTCCGCCGCCGACCGCGCCGCGACCGTGCGGACGGCGATCGATCCGGCGACCCGGCCGGAGGATCTGTTGCGGCCGGGCCACATGTTCCCGCTGCGCGCTCGTCGCGGCGGCGTGCTCAAGCGCACCGGACAGACCGAAGCGTCGGTCGACCTCGCACGTCTCGCGGGGCTCGTTCCGGCGGCGGTGATCTGCGAGGTGATGAAGGAGGACGGGACGATGGCGCGCGTCGGAGACCTCGCGCCGTTCGCCGCCCGTCACGGCCTCCCGGTGATCACCGTCGCCGACCTGATCGGTTATCGACTGCGACACGAGACGATCGTCAGCCGGATCGCCGCGCCGCGTCTGCCGACGCCGTGGGGCGAGATGCGCCTTCACGCCTACCGCTCGGACGTGACGGGGGAGGAGCACGTCGCCCTGGTGCTCGGCGAGGTGCGACCGGACGAAGCGATCCTGGTGCGCGTCCACTCCCAGTGCCTGACCGGCGACGTCTTCGGCTCGGGGCGGTGCGACTGCGGGCTGCAGCTTCACCTGGCGCTCGACCGGATCGCCGAGGCCGGTGCGGGGGTGGTGCTCTACCTCCTGCAAGAGGGGCGAGGCATCGGCCTGGTGAACAAGCTGCGCGCCTATGAGCTGCAGGAGGCCGGACACGACACCGTCGAGGCCAACGCGCGGCTCGGGTTCCGTCCGGACCTGCGCGACTACGGCGTCGGAGCGCAGATCCTCCGCGACCTCGGCGTCCGCCGCATGCGGCTGATGACGAACAACCCGGCCAAGTACGTCGGCCTCGCCGGCTATGGCCTCGAGATCGTCGAGCGGTTGCCGCTGGAGATCGCGCCGACGGACGAGTCGCGACGCTACCTGCGCGCCAAGCGCGAGAAGCTCGGGCACCTCCTGAACCTCGTCTGA
- a CDS encoding YezD family protein — protein MTAPALPPTAAARELVAALAPQLARALAELRFGAVELVVHDGRVVQIERRERLRLTADPEPGEASRIVPSAPDRPRPDRRSLRRETSTGDSA, from the coding sequence ATGACCGCGCCGGCGCTGCCGCCGACGGCTGCGGCGCGCGAGCTCGTCGCCGCGCTCGCGCCGCAGCTCGCCCGCGCCCTCGCCGAGCTGCGCTTCGGCGCCGTCGAGCTCGTGGTGCACGATGGCCGCGTCGTGCAGATCGAACGCCGCGAACGCTTGCGCCTCACCGCCGACCCGGAACCGGGAGAGGCGAGCCGCATCGTCCCATCCGCCCCCGACCGCCCGCGACCGGACCGCCGGAGCCTGCGCCGAGAAACCTCCACCGGAGACTCCGCATGA
- a CDS encoding porin — protein MIRRSRAATTAVALLLTTAFTREAGAQTPPAAATPAPPTTEELEQRIRILERKLELADEAAAEKAKTTPTSLVGADGFGWKSADGAFQLKLRGLLQTDGRFYVGDDRKPVSDTLLVRRARPIVEAVFFKDFELRLMPDFGDGKSQLLDASLDWRVSPWLTLRAGKFKVPIGLEALAADAHLPFVERGAASAVAPVRDVGVQASGEPRGGRFSWTVGAFNGQADGVTGDGDSDDDKEIAGRLLFRPFRRPGAEPAVIDLTLGIAFSAGKASGTTAATGLPSYRTAGNQTFFSFRSDSTAAGTAIADGTRRRIAPQASLYVGPLGLTAEWTRSEQETARGTTRATLANDGWQVALAWVATGERMSERGVAPRRPFALGKGHGALALAARAGVLTVDAGAFPLFADPTRSARRAMNLGASANWILNRNAKLVLDYERTAFDGGDKLGTTAVDRETEQVLLGRIQLTF, from the coding sequence ATGATCCGCCGTTCCCGTGCCGCGACGACCGCCGTCGCGCTCCTCCTGACCACCGCGTTCACTCGAGAGGCCGGCGCGCAGACTCCGCCCGCCGCCGCCACGCCGGCCCCACCGACCACCGAAGAGCTCGAGCAGCGGATCCGCATCCTCGAGCGCAAGCTCGAGCTCGCCGACGAAGCCGCAGCCGAGAAGGCCAAGACCACCCCCACGTCGCTCGTCGGCGCCGACGGCTTCGGCTGGAAGTCTGCCGACGGTGCCTTCCAGCTCAAGCTGCGCGGCCTGCTGCAGACCGACGGCCGCTTCTACGTCGGCGACGACCGCAAGCCGGTGAGCGACACGCTGCTCGTCCGCCGCGCCCGGCCGATCGTCGAAGCGGTGTTCTTCAAGGACTTCGAGCTGCGGCTGATGCCCGATTTCGGCGACGGCAAGAGCCAGCTGCTCGACGCCTCGCTCGACTGGCGGGTGAGCCCGTGGCTGACGCTGCGAGCCGGCAAGTTCAAGGTGCCGATCGGTCTCGAGGCGCTCGCCGCCGACGCCCATCTGCCGTTCGTCGAACGGGGCGCCGCCTCGGCCGTCGCCCCGGTGCGCGACGTCGGGGTGCAGGCGAGCGGCGAGCCGCGAGGCGGTCGCTTCTCCTGGACCGTCGGCGCCTTCAACGGCCAGGCCGACGGCGTCACCGGCGATGGTGACAGCGACGACGACAAGGAGATCGCGGGCCGCCTCCTCTTCCGTCCGTTCCGCCGGCCGGGAGCCGAGCCGGCGGTGATCGACCTGACGCTCGGTATCGCGTTCTCCGCCGGCAAGGCCTCTGGCACGACCGCGGCGACCGGCCTGCCGTCGTACCGCACCGCCGGCAACCAGACCTTCTTCTCCTTCCGCAGCGACTCGACGGCTGCCGGCACGGCGATCGCCGACGGCACGCGGCGGCGGATCGCCCCTCAGGCCTCGCTCTACGTCGGCCCGCTCGGCCTCACCGCCGAGTGGACCCGCTCGGAGCAGGAGACGGCGCGCGGCACGACGCGAGCGACGCTCGCCAACGACGGTTGGCAGGTGGCGCTCGCCTGGGTCGCGACCGGAGAACGGATGTCGGAGCGCGGCGTGGCACCGCGTCGTCCGTTCGCCCTGGGCAAGGGGCATGGAGCGCTCGCCCTGGCGGCACGAGCCGGCGTGCTCACCGTCGACGCCGGCGCCTTCCCGCTCTTCGCCGACCCGACCCGCTCGGCTCGCCGCGCCATGAACCTCGGCGCCAGCGCCAACTGGATCCTCAACCGCAATGCCAAGCTCGTTCTCGACTACGAGCGCACCGCCTTCGACGGCGGCGACAAGCTCGGCACGACCGCCGTGGATCGCGAAACCGAGCAGGTGCTGCTTGGGCGCATTCAGCTCACCTTCTGA
- a CDS encoding sulfate ABC transporter substrate-binding protein: MVATAPAVAQVTLLNVSYDPTRELYQEVNAAFAKQWQAKGGPRLEIQQSHGGSGKQARSVIDGLDADVVTLALAYDIDAIAAAGLLPRTWQSRLPDNSCPYTSTIVFLVRKGNPKKILDWNDLARPGVAVVTPNPKTSGGARWNVLAAWGYAVRKTGSEEQARALLRGIFRNVPILDTGARGATVTFVERGIGDVLVAWENEALLATRELGPDKFEIVVPSVSILAEPPVAVVDQVVDRKKSRAAAQAYLEFLYSPEGQELAAKHYYRPRSAAVAARYEKQFPKLELFTVDAQFGGWAKAQKRFFGDGGEFDQAMAAK, from the coding sequence ATGGTCGCCACCGCACCGGCCGTTGCCCAGGTGACGCTGCTCAACGTCTCCTACGATCCGACCCGCGAGCTCTACCAGGAGGTCAACGCCGCCTTCGCCAAGCAGTGGCAGGCCAAGGGCGGCCCACGCCTCGAGATCCAGCAGTCGCACGGTGGCTCCGGCAAGCAGGCGCGCTCGGTGATCGACGGCCTCGACGCCGACGTCGTGACGCTCGCGCTCGCCTACGACATCGACGCGATCGCCGCCGCCGGCCTGCTGCCGCGCACCTGGCAGAGCCGGCTGCCGGACAACAGCTGCCCCTACACCTCGACGATCGTCTTCCTGGTGCGCAAGGGGAACCCAAAGAAGATCCTCGACTGGAACGACCTCGCGCGACCGGGCGTCGCCGTCGTCACTCCGAACCCGAAGACCTCCGGGGGTGCGCGCTGGAACGTGCTCGCCGCCTGGGGCTACGCGGTGCGCAAGACCGGCAGCGAGGAGCAGGCGCGCGCGCTCCTGCGTGGCATCTTCCGCAACGTGCCGATCCTCGACACCGGAGCGCGGGGTGCGACCGTGACCTTCGTCGAGCGCGGCATCGGCGACGTGCTCGTCGCCTGGGAGAACGAGGCGCTGCTCGCCACCCGCGAGCTCGGACCGGACAAGTTCGAGATCGTCGTGCCGTCGGTGTCGATTCTCGCCGAGCCGCCGGTCGCGGTCGTCGACCAGGTGGTCGACCGCAAGAAGAGCCGGGCGGCGGCGCAGGCCTATCTCGAGTTCCTCTACTCGCCCGAAGGGCAGGAGCTCGCGGCCAAGCACTACTACCGGCCGCGCTCCGCCGCGGTCGCGGCCCGCTACGAGAAACAGTTCCCCAAGCTCGAGCTCTTCACCGTCGACGCGCAGTTCGGCGGTTGGGCCAAGGCGCAGAAGCGTTTCTTCGGCGACGGCGGCGAATTCGACCAGGCGATGGCGGCGAAGTGA
- the cysT gene encoding sulfate ABC transporter permease subunit CysT, which translates to MSPRRRGPLPGFGISLGFTLAYLGALVLLPIAALVLRAASLTPARFWELVSAPRALGAFKLSFGAAFVAAAVNLVFGLLVAWVLERYRFPGKRLIDGLVDLPFALPTAVAGIALTALYDERGWIGSLVAPLGVKVAYTPLGVTVALVFIGLPFVVRTVQPVLRDLDAAIEEAAASLGATRAQAIRRVLLPELAPAAATGFVLALARGLGEYGSVIFIAGNLPGITEITPLLIMIRLEEYDVAGATAIAATFLAASLALLFLVNVLSWRRGRRMATA; encoded by the coding sequence ATGAGTCCGCGGCGCCGCGGTCCGCTGCCCGGATTCGGGATCTCGCTGGGGTTCACCCTGGCCTATCTCGGCGCCCTGGTGCTGCTGCCGATCGCGGCGCTCGTCTTGCGCGCGGCGAGCCTGACGCCGGCCCGGTTCTGGGAGCTCGTCTCGGCACCGCGCGCTCTCGGTGCCTTCAAGCTCTCCTTCGGCGCCGCGTTCGTCGCGGCGGCGGTGAACCTCGTCTTCGGGCTGCTCGTCGCCTGGGTGCTCGAACGGTACCGCTTCCCCGGAAAACGGCTGATCGACGGGCTCGTCGACCTGCCGTTCGCCCTGCCGACGGCCGTGGCCGGCATCGCGCTGACCGCGCTCTACGACGAGCGCGGCTGGATCGGCAGCCTCGTCGCACCGCTCGGCGTCAAGGTCGCCTACACTCCTCTCGGAGTCACCGTGGCGCTCGTGTTCATCGGCCTGCCGTTCGTCGTGCGCACCGTCCAGCCGGTGCTGCGCGATCTCGACGCGGCGATCGAGGAGGCGGCGGCGAGCCTCGGCGCGACGCGCGCCCAGGCGATCCGGCGCGTTCTGCTGCCCGAGCTCGCGCCGGCCGCGGCAACCGGCTTCGTGCTGGCGCTCGCCCGCGGCCTCGGCGAGTACGGCTCGGTGATCTTCATCGCCGGCAATCTGCCGGGGATCACCGAGATCACGCCGCTGCTCATCATGATCCGCCTCGAGGAGTACGACGTGGCGGGCGCCACGGCGATCGCCGCGACCTTCCTCGCGGCGTCGCTCGCCCTGCTCTTCCTGGTCAACGTGCTCTCCTGGCGGCGCGGCCGCCGCATGGCGACGGCATGA